Within the Thermosynechococcaceae cyanobacterium Okahandja genome, the region GCCGAATTTGCCGAAATTGGTGCCAAAATTCGCGAAACCCTTGAACCCCTCGTGATCTCGCTGCGGGATCAGGGGAAATCCATGCGCATTGGGGTGAACCACGGCTCCTTGGCGGAGCGCATGCTTTTTACCTACGGCGACACCCCCGAAGGCATGGTGGAATCGGCCTTAGAGTTTATCCGCATTTGCGAATCGTTGAACTTTTATAACCTTGAAATTTCCCTGAAAGCCTCGCGAGTGCCGGTGATGATTGCCGCCAACCGGCTGATGGTCAAGCGCATGGATGAGTTGGGGATGGACTACCCCCTCCACCTTGGCGTCACCGAAGCGGGGGATGGCGAGTACGGACGGATTAAGTCAACCGCAGGCATTGCCACCCTCTTGGCCGAGGGCATTGGCGATACCATTCGCGTCTCGCTCACGGAAGCCCCCGAAAAGGAAATTCCCGTGTGCTACGGCATTTTGCAAGCCCTAGGACTGCGGCGCACAATGGTAGAGTACGTGGCCTGTCCCTCCTGCGGTCGCACCCTCTTTAACCTTGAGGAAGTGCTGCACAAGGTTCGGGACGCCACCAAGCATTTAACGGGTTTGAATATTGCGGTGATGGGCTGCATTGTCAACGGCCCCGGGGAAATGGCCGATGCCGACTACGGCTATGTGGGTAAGCAGCCGGGCTATATCTCCCTCTACCGCGGTCGCCAAGAGGTGAAAAAAGTCCCTGAATCGGAAGGGGTTGCGGCCCTGATCGAACTCATTAAAGCCGATGGCCAATGGGTTGATCCCCAATGACGGGTCTGCGTGTTGCC harbors:
- the ispG gene encoding (E)-4-hydroxy-3-methylbut-2-enyl-diphosphate synthase, with product MQTLPNPVQAAPVETAIVRRKTRPVPVGAITIGGGHPVAVQSMINEDTLDIEGSVAAIRRLHEIGCEIVRVTVPSLAHAKAMEEIRDRLYKTYQPVPLVADVHHNGMKIALEVAKYVDNVRINPGLYVFEKPKGDRTEYSAAEFAEIGAKIRETLEPLVISLRDQGKSMRIGVNHGSLAERMLFTYGDTPEGMVESALEFIRICESLNFYNLEISLKASRVPVMIAANRLMVKRMDELGMDYPLHLGVTEAGDGEYGRIKSTAGIATLLAEGIGDTIRVSLTEAPEKEIPVCYGILQALGLRRTMVEYVACPSCGRTLFNLEEVLHKVRDATKHLTGLNIAVMGCIVNGPGEMADADYGYVGKQPGYISLYRGRQEVKKVPESEGVAALIELIKADGQWVDPQ